CTGGCGCAAGTTCGGGGCCATGGGCCGGCCAGATGATTCATGCACCTGCCGCGCTCACAGGCTTTTACCCGTGGCGCGTTGACATCCGCGATGGCCGGCACAAAACTGGCGGCAAGCCCGGGCGGCACGCGCCGCTCTTCGAAAGGTTGAAATGAACCCCGATATTCAACTCAGGCATGAAGTCTTTGCCCAACTCAACTGGGATCCGGCGGTATTCGGTTGCGACGTCGACGTGTGCGTCATCGACGGCGTGGTCACGCTGGAAGGGAGGCTCGCGAGCGAGAGCCTCAAGGCCGCTGTCGAGCGCGCGGTGCGCCGCGCGGAAGGCGTCACCACCATCGTGAACAAGCTCACCGCGGCGGCGGCGCCGGCCGATTGCGCAGCCGGTGCGGCGCTGCCCGGCATCGGAAGATGAGCCTGGTGGTCGAACCCGATTTCGCGCAGCTCGATGCCTGGTGGCGGGCTGCCAACTACCTCTCGGTGGGCCAGATCTACCTGATGGACAACCCCTTGTTGCGCGAGAAGCTGGATCTCGCGCACATCAAGCCGCGCCTCCTGGGCCACTGGGGCACCACCCCCGGGCTGAACTTCATCTATGCGCACATGAACCGCGTGATCAAGGCCCGCGGCCTCGACGCGCTGTTCATCGCAGGGCCGGGCCACGGCGGCCCGGGCGTGGTCGCCAACACCTACCTGGAAGGCACCTACAGCGAGGTCTACCCCGACATCGGGCAGAACACCGAAGGCCTGAAGCGGCTGTTCACGCAGTTCTCGTTCCCGGGCGGCATTCCGAGCCATGTGGCACCGGAAACGCCCGGTTCCATCCATGAAGGCGGAGAGCTGGGCTACTCGCTGCTGCATGCCTACGGCGCCGTGTTCGACAACCCCGGCCTGCTCGCCTGCTGCGTGGTCGGCGATGGCGAGGCCGAGACCGGCGCGCTCGCGGCAAGCTGGCATTCCAACAAGTTCCTGAACCCCGCCATCGACGGTGCCGTGCTGCCGGTGCTGCATCTCAACGGCTACAAGATCGCGGGGCCCACGGTGCTCGCGCGCATCGGTGAGGACGAGCTGGCGCACCTGATGCGCGGCTACGGCTACGAGCCGGTTTTCGTCTCGGGGCATGAACCCGCGCAGATGCACCGCCTGATGGCCGCCGCGCTCGACAAGGCGCTGGACGACATCCACGCCATCCAGGCACGTGCGCGCAACGACGGCTTCAGCGAACGCCCGCGCTGGCCGATGATCGTGCTGCGGTCGCCCAAGGGCTGGACCGGGCCGCGCCAGGTGGACGGCGTGCCGGTCGAGGACACGTTCCGCTCGCACCAGGTGCCGCTCACCGGCTTTGCCGGCAAACCCGAGCACGTGGGCCTGCTCGAAGACTGGATGCGCAGCTACCGGCCCGAGGAACTGTTCGACGCCGGAGGCGCGCTGCGGTCCGAGATCGCCGCGCTCGCGCCCGAAGGGCAGAAGCGCATGAGCGCCAATCCGCATGCCAACGGCGGCCTGCTGCTCAAGGACCTGGCGATGCCGCCCTTCCGCGATCACGCGGTGGCGGTGGCGGCGCCCGGCGGTGCGGATGCCGAGGCCACGCGTGTGGCCGGCGAGTTCCTGCGCGATGTGATGCGGCGCAACGAGGCCGCACGCAACTTCCGCGTGATGGGCCCGGACGAGACCGCGTCGAACCGGCTCGGCGCGCTGTTCGAAGTGACGGGCCGCACGTCGACCGCCGGGATCCTCGAAGGCGACGACCATGTGTCGCCCGATGGCCGGGTGATGGAGGTGCTCAGCGAGCACCTTTGCCAAGGCTGGCTGGAAGGCTATCTGCTCACTGGGCGGCACGGCTTCTTCTCGTGCTACGAGGCCTTCATCCACATTGTCGATTCGATGTTCAACCAGCATGCCAAGTGGCTCAAGGTGTGCCGCGGCATCGGCTGGCGGCGGCCGATCGCATCGCTCAACTACCTGCTCACCAGCCATGTCTGGCGGCAGGACCACAACGGCTTCAGCCACCAGGACCCGGGCTTCATCGACCATGTGGTGAACAAGAAGGCGGAGGTGGTGCGCGTGTACCTGCCGCCCGATGCCAACACCCTGCTCTCGGTGACCGACCACTGCCTGCGCAGCCGCGACTACGTGAACGTGATCGTGGCCGGCAAGCAGCCCGGACCGCAGTGGCTGGACATCGAATCCGCGGTGCGCCACTGCACGGTCGGCCTCGGCATCTGGACCTGGGCCAGCAACGACGAGGGCTGTGCGCCCGACGTGGTGATGGCCTGTGCCGGCGACGTGCCCACGCTGGAGACCATGGCCGCGGTCGATCTGCTGCGCCGGGAGCTTCCGGACCTCAAGGTGCGCGTGGTGAACGTGGTCGACCTGATGGCGCTGCAATCGCCTGACGCCCACCCGCACGGGCTTTCGGATGCGGACTTCGACGCCATCTTCACGACCGATCGCCCCGTCGTCTTCGCGTTCCACGGCTATCCCTCGCTGATCCATCGGCTGACCTACAAGCGGACCAACCACGGCAACTTCCACGTGCACGGCTACATGGAGGAAGGCACCACCACCACGCCCTTCGACATGACCGTGCTCAACCGGCTGGACCGCTTCCACCTGGCCGCCGATGCGATCGGCCGCGTCGACCGTATTCGCGACAGCGCGGGCCACGTGCAGCAGCACCTGCGCGACAGGCTGCTCGCGCACCGCGCCTACATCACCGCCCACGGCAAGGACATGCCCGAGATCGCGGACTGGCGCTGGAAAGCCTGAGCCCGCGGCATGCACCAAAGGCATGCGCCTGCGCGGTGTGCGTGCTACGCTTGCACGGCCCCAACGATGCCGCGGCGTTCACGCGCCGCTCCAAGCTTTTCGAATGACACCCGCCTTCCACATCGCGGTCCTCGACGACGAAGTCGACATCACGCAGCTGCTGGCCAACTACCTCCAGAGCCACGGTTTCCGCGTGACCCAGCTGCACAACGGCGCATCGCTGATGGCACTGATGGGCACCGATCCGGCGGATCTCGTGCTGCTCGACCTGGGCCTGCCCGGCGAGGACGGTTTCTCCATTGCGCGCCGCATGCGCGAGAACTGGCGCTGCGGCCTCGTCATCGTCACCGGCCGCGGCGATGCGGTCGACAAGGTGGTGGGGCTGGAGGTGGGTGCGGACGACTACGTGACCAAGCCCTTCGACCTGCGTGAACTGGTGGCGCGCGTGAAGGCCGTCCTCAGGCGCATGGCGCCCGCCGATGCGGTGGATGCCACCGTGGCCGCGTCCCCCGTGCCGCCCTCCGCCGACAAGCTCCGCTTCGCCGGATGGCTGCTCGACATCGCCGCGCGCAGCCTCACGAACCCACAGGGCCAGGCCGTGGCACTCACCGGCGGCGAGTTCGACCTGCTGAGCGCGTTTGCACGGCATCCGGGCCGCGTGCTGTCGCGCGACTTCCTGCTCGAGCAGACGCGCGGGCGCGAAGCCGCGCCCTTCGACCGCACCGTCGACGTCCAGGTCGGACGTCTGCGCAAGAAGATCGAAGCCGACGCAGACGATCCGCAGATCATCAAGTCGGTGCGCGGCGCGGGCTACATCCTGGTTCCGCCGGTCGCCCGCGGCTGACACGCCCATGCACACGCCCCCTCCTCCGGTCTCCGCGGCCTTGCCGGGGCTGCCTTCGGGCGTCGAGGAAAGCAGCGTCTTCCGCTCGCTGTTCGTCTCCTATCCGGACTCTTTGCTGCTGGTGGACCAGGCGGGCCGCATCGTGCTGGCCAACCCTTCGGCGGCCACGCTGCTGGGCTATTCAGTCGGCGAACTGGTGGGCCTGAACGTCGACGTGCTGGTGCCC
The Variovorax sp. OAS795 genome window above contains:
- a CDS encoding phosphoketolase family protein, with protein sequence MSLVVEPDFAQLDAWWRAANYLSVGQIYLMDNPLLREKLDLAHIKPRLLGHWGTTPGLNFIYAHMNRVIKARGLDALFIAGPGHGGPGVVANTYLEGTYSEVYPDIGQNTEGLKRLFTQFSFPGGIPSHVAPETPGSIHEGGELGYSLLHAYGAVFDNPGLLACCVVGDGEAETGALAASWHSNKFLNPAIDGAVLPVLHLNGYKIAGPTVLARIGEDELAHLMRGYGYEPVFVSGHEPAQMHRLMAAALDKALDDIHAIQARARNDGFSERPRWPMIVLRSPKGWTGPRQVDGVPVEDTFRSHQVPLTGFAGKPEHVGLLEDWMRSYRPEELFDAGGALRSEIAALAPEGQKRMSANPHANGGLLLKDLAMPPFRDHAVAVAAPGGADAEATRVAGEFLRDVMRRNEAARNFRVMGPDETASNRLGALFEVTGRTSTAGILEGDDHVSPDGRVMEVLSEHLCQGWLEGYLLTGRHGFFSCYEAFIHIVDSMFNQHAKWLKVCRGIGWRRPIASLNYLLTSHVWRQDHNGFSHQDPGFIDHVVNKKAEVVRVYLPPDANTLLSVTDHCLRSRDYVNVIVAGKQPGPQWLDIESAVRHCTVGLGIWTWASNDEGCAPDVVMACAGDVPTLETMAAVDLLRRELPDLKVRVVNVVDLMALQSPDAHPHGLSDADFDAIFTTDRPVVFAFHGYPSLIHRLTYKRTNHGNFHVHGYMEEGTTTTPFDMTVLNRLDRFHLAADAIGRVDRIRDSAGHVQQHLRDRLLAHRAYITAHGKDMPEIADWRWKA
- a CDS encoding response regulator transcription factor, encoding MTPAFHIAVLDDEVDITQLLANYLQSHGFRVTQLHNGASLMALMGTDPADLVLLDLGLPGEDGFSIARRMRENWRCGLVIVTGRGDAVDKVVGLEVGADDYVTKPFDLRELVARVKAVLRRMAPADAVDATVAASPVPPSADKLRFAGWLLDIAARSLTNPQGQAVALTGGEFDLLSAFARHPGRVLSRDFLLEQTRGREAAPFDRTVDVQVGRLRKKIEADADDPQIIKSVRGAGYILVPPVARG
- a CDS encoding BON domain-containing protein, which translates into the protein MNPDIQLRHEVFAQLNWDPAVFGCDVDVCVIDGVVTLEGRLASESLKAAVERAVRRAEGVTTIVNKLTAAAAPADCAAGAALPGIGR